The Planctomycetota bacterium genome segment CTTCATTCTCGGCGAGGTCGGGGAGGTGTTCCCCAGACTCGTGCGTGGCATTGCGGAGGCGGGGCACGAGATCGGGGTTCACGGTTACTGGCACCGGCCGATCCAGGGGCTTTCGCGGGAGGAGTTTCGCCGGGAAGTCGGCCGGACCAGAAAACTGCTCGAGGACATCGTGGGCGGCGAAGTCATCGGCCATCGCGCGCCCGCGTTTTCCATCGTGCCGGAGACGGCCTGGGCGCTGGAGGAACTGGTTGACCTCGGGTTCCGTTACGACAGCAGCGTCTTCCCGTTCGCGGGCCGGCGCTACGGTTGGCCGGGGTTCCCGCGCGACATTCATCGGAGGGACCTGGCGGGCGGGCGGACGATCGTCGAGGCGCCGATGTCGGTCGTCTCCGTGCTGGGCAAGGCCTTGCCAGCGTGCGGGGGAGGGTACCTCAGGCACTTTCCGTACGCTTTCGCACGGTGGGCGATGCGGCGCGTGATG includes the following:
- a CDS encoding DUF3473 domain-containing protein, producing MIPNALTIDVEDYYSIMARDRLGLAMAPTEAVVRNTERLLALLADRGIKATFFILGEVGEVFPRLVRGIAEAGHEIGVHGYWHRPIQGLSREEFRREVGRTRKLLEDIVGGEVIGHRAPAFSIVPETAWALEELVDLGFRYDSSVFPFAGRRYGWPGFPRDIHRRDLAGGRTIVEAPMSVVSVLGKALPACGGGYLRHFPYAFARWAMRRVMRERPAVVYLHPYETDLEPGPQEFDRALAAAPLAVRMFHRHQQWNRDAVARKVTRLVEEFDFAPLREVIEGVMSAAGGRG